The sequence below is a genomic window from Microbacterium sp. SORGH_AS_0888.
GGCGGCCTTGCCCCAGACGCTGTCGCCGAACAGCGTCGGAGCGATCGTGGAGAACACGTCGGCGGCGTTCTCCTGCGAGCCGAGGCCGATCCCGTCCGTGCCGACGCCGGCGAAGGCGATCGCCGCGATCGAGACGAGCGCGTAGGTGACCAGCAGCAGGAGGGTCGAGATGATCGCGGAGCGTCCCGGCGTCTTCTTCGGGTCCTTCGTCTCCTCGTTCAGCGACACCGCCGTGTCCCAGCCCCAGTAGATGAAGATCGCCGTCAGCATCGCGGGCGCGATGACGTCGCCGAAGTCGAGGCCGCCGGGCCAGAGCCAGTCGAGCGAGGGGGTCAGGGAGTCCGCCGTGCCGTTCCCGGTGTAGACGCGGGTGAGCGCGACGACGGCGAACAGCACGAGGACGACGAGCTCGATCCCGAGCAGGGCGTACTGGAGACGGGCGGAGACCTCCACGCCGATGTAGCAGATCACCGTCATGATCACGATCCAGGCGACCCCGGCCACCGTGGACCAGAGGGTGTCGCCCGAGAGCGCGGTGATGTCGTCGTCCTGCGCGATCGTCCCGACCAGGGTGAAGCCGTACGATCCGGCGATCTGCGCGAGATTGGCCATGACGATGACGTCGGCGGCGATGATGCCCCAGCCCCCGAGCCAGCCCGTCACGGCGCCGAACGCGCGCGCTGCCCAGGTGAAGGTCGTGCCGCAGTCGGGCTCGGCCTTGTTCAGCTCCCCGTAGGCGACCGCGATCATCCACATCGGCACGAACGCGAGCAGCATGATGGCCGGCGCCTTGACGCCGGCCAGGACTGCGCCGCCGCTGGCGACCACGAGGCCGAGGCTCGCGGCCAGGCTGTACGCGGGCGCCGTCGACGACATGCCGATCACGACGCTTCCGAGCAGGCCCACCGCCCCCTTTCGCAGGCCCTTGTCCTCGGTGGATGGGGTGGGTTCGGCCACGCTGGTCATGCTTCTCCTGCTCGCGGAACTCGGGTGGGGCGGAGCGTCGGTGGATGCGGCGTCGACCTCGTGGCAGCGTCGGGCCTAGCGAGAAGCTATTCCGCCTCCGCGCGCCGGACAAGGAAAATGATCGTTTCCACGGCGTTTCGCGACGGTTTCCGTCGCCTATGTCTTTCTGTGGAACGAATACCCGTGCACGTCGGCGATAGCGGCGGTGCGGCTCACCCCTCGTCGGGCGCGGCGTTCCATCGCGGGCGCGGCGGCTCGGCGTCCAGCGCGGCGAGAACGGCCTCGGGGTCGGAGACCGGGAAGGTCGTGATGATCCGGCGCTCCCCGTGCCGGGTGAGGGAGCACGCGAGCGCTGCCGGGGTGCCGGCGCCGATCGCGATCGTGGCGACCGCGCCGCCCCAGTCCTGGGTGCGCCGCGGATGCTCGTCGAGCAGGCGATCCGCCGCCCGGGTGACGCGGTCGAGCAGGGTGCCCGGCGTCGCGCGGCTCCACGGGAGGAAGGCGACCGGGGGCAGGTCGTAGGCCTGGGCCAGTGTCCCGTCCAGCCAGCGTTCCCGCTTGAGCCCGTAGGGCGTCGGCTCGGTGGACAGCAGGTAGCCGTAGACGTGGAGGAGGCCGGCGTTCCCGTCGGGGAAGCGTCCTGCCAGGCCCGCCGCCCGGTGGAGCTCGTCGAACAGGGGCCTCGGCACGGTCGCCGTCCCGGTGTTCTCGTCGATCGCGCGGGAGCGGCCCCAGTGTGCGAACCGCCCGGCCCGCGCATCGGCGTGGATCGATGCCACGAGCCAGGGCAGGGAGCGGAGAGCGGATGCGGGATCCTCCGGCGCGATACGGGCCGCGGCGTCGAGCCGGGCCAGCTCCGCGTCGAAGGATTTCACATGCTGTTCACCGGAAGCGGTCATTTCGTCCACAATTCTCCTGCACCATGGACGAAGCGTCCACCGGGCGCGCCTCGCAGAAACGCCCAAGGAGTCCCGTGCCTCGTCCCATCCTGATCTTCGACTTCGACGGTACCGTCGCCCTCGGCGACGGGCCCGTGCGCGCCTATGCGCGCGCCGTCGCCGATGAGGCGGGCCTCGGGCCCGCCTTCGTCGACGACGTCGCGGCGCGCCTCGCGCCGGGCGACGTCGGAGCGCCCTCGGGAGGGGAGGCGGCGATCGACGCCTACGATCTCGTGCGTCTGCTCGCGACGGCGGCCGGAGCATCGTCGGAGGCGCTCGCCCGCGGGTACGCCGCCAGCCGGGCGCTGCTCGCCACGCCCGACGCCCCGATCGAGGTCGCAGCGGGCCTCGCCGACTTCCTCGAGGGCGTCGACGCGGCCCGCTACCTCGTGACGAACGCGCCCGCCGTGCGCCTGCCCGAGGCGATCACCGCGCTCGGACTCGACGGATGCTTCGACCGCGTCGTCGCGGAGGCCGCCAAGCCGGAAGGCCTCGGCCGCGTGCTCGACGCGATCGACCCCGCCGCACCGGTCCTCGCGATCGGCGACATCTGGCGCAACGATCTGGCCCCCGCCCACGAGCGCGGCCACGCGACCGCCCTCGTGGGCGGCTACCCCGACCCGCTGGCGACCCCGACCTTCCGGGCCCGCACGCTCCCCGAGCTCCTCCCCGCCCTCACCGAATGGGTGCAGGCCCCCGCCCGCACCCGCTGACCCCGCCCCACCCGACACAGAAGGAATCCCATGCGACTCACCCGCTCCCGCCTCGCGGCGGCCACGATCACGGCGCTGGCCGCCACGATCGCCCTCGCCGGCTGCGCCGGCAGCTCGGACCCCGCCGGCTCCGGGGCCGCCGCCGACCCCTCCTCGCTCGTGCTCGCCCTCGTCCCCTCGCAGGACCAGGCCGGCCTCGTCGACACCGCCAAGCCGCTCACCGACATGCTGAGCAAGACCCTCGGCATCCCCGTCACGGGCGTCGTCTCGAAGGACTACCAGGCCGCCGTCGAGGCGATGGGCGCCGACCAGGCCCAGATCGGCTTCCTCCCCTCGCTCCAGCTGTGGCAGGCGAACGACCGCTACGGGGCGAAGGTCGTGCTCCAGACCGAGCGCAACGGCGCGATCACCTACCCGGCCCAGTTCATGACGAACAACCCGGGCAAGTACTGCTCCGACACCCCGGTCGACAAGGACGGGATGCTGTACTGCAACGGCACCGACTCGCTCGCGACCCCGAGCGGTCTCGACGCCATCACCAAGGTCGCCGGCGCCAAGGTCGCCGTCCTCGGGCCCGGCTCGCCCGCCGGCTACATCTACCCGATGCTCGCGCTGAAGGAGGCGGGCGTCGACATCGACAACGGCTTCCAGAAGATCCCCGTCACCGCGAACGACGCCTCCGTCATGGCCGTGTACAAGGGCGACGCCGAGGTCGGCTTCAGCTTCTGGGACGCGCGGACCCTCGTCAAGAAGGACACCCCAGACGTGGGCCAGAAGGTCGTCGTCTTCGCGCTGAGCGACCCGATCCCGAACGACGGCGTGGCGGTCTCCTCGAAGCTCTCGCCCGCCCTGCAGGACAAGATCACGCAGGCGCTCGAGTCCTACTCGAACACCGACGACGGCTCCAAGGTGCTCCAGAGCATCTACTCCATCACCAAGCTCGCCCCCGCCGACCCCGCCTCCCTGGACGTCGTGGCGCGCGCCGCGCAGCAGCTGGGACTCCAGTGACGCATCCGGTTCACACCCAGGGCGTCGAGGCCGTCGCCTCGACGCCCTGGGGCATCCGCCTGGACGGCGTCACCGTGCGCTATCCCAACGGCACCGTGGGGCTGCGCGGCGTCGATCTGGAGATCGCCGCGGGCGAGATGGTCTGCATCGTCGGGCTCTCCGGCTCGGGCAAGTCGACGCTCATCCGCACCATCAACGGTCTCGTGCCCGTGACGGAGGGCGCCGTCACGGTGGGCGGGCAGCGCGTGGACACGGCCCGCGGGTCGCGACTGCGCCGGCTCCGCGGGCAGATCGGAATGGTGTTCCAGAGCTTCAACCTCGCCGGTCGCACCACCGTGCTGAACAACGTGCTCGTCGGGCGACTCACCCACACCCCGAGGTGGCGCACCCTCGTGGGTGCGTATCGCGAGGCCGACAAGCAGATCGCGTTCGAGTCGTTGGATCGGGTCGGCATCCTCCCGAAGGTCTGGCAGCGCGCCTCCGCCCTCTCCGGCGGGCAGCAGCAGCGCGTGGCGATCGCCCGTGCTCTCGCGCAGCAGCCGCGCATCGTGCTCGCCGACGAGCCCGTCGCGAGCCTCGACCCGCCCACGGCCCACGGGGTCATGGGCGACCTGCGCCGCATCAACGCCGAGCTCGGCATCACGGTGCTCGTCAACATCCACCTGCTCGACCTTGCGCGGCAGTACGGCACCCGGCTGATCGGCATGCGGGCGGGCGAGGTCGTCTTCGACGGGCTCGCCGCCGAGGCCACCGACGCCGACTTCGAGCACATCTACGGCCGCTCCCTCACGGGCGACGATCGGCTCGACCGGTGAGCGGCCCGCTCGTCGTCCCGCCGCGGCCTCGGCCGCGTGCCGGCGTGTGGGTCGCGCTCGCGGCGGTCGTCGCGATCACGGTCGTCACCTGCCTGCCGGGGATCGGTGTGGGCCTGGACCTCGCCCCGATCCTGGCGAACTGGCGCAACGGCACCGACAAGATCGCCGAGCTGCTCGTGCCCGACTGGTCCTTCTTCCCGCGCACGGTCGCGCCGATGGTGGAGACGCTGCAGATGGCCGTCCTCGGAACCGTGGTGGGGGCCGCCGTGTCCCTCCCGCTGTCGATGTGGGCCGCGCGACCCACCAACCCCCAACCGGTGTTCCGCGGCGCTGTCCGCACGGTCCTCAACGTCATCCGCGCGGTTCCCGAGCTCGTCTACGCCGCGATCATCGTCGCGATGGTGGGCGTCGGCGCGCTCCCCGGCATCATCGCGCTCGCGATCTTCAACATCGGCATCATCGTCAAGCTGGTCTCGGAGTCGATCGACGCGACGGATGTCGGCGCGATCGAGGCCGGGCGGGCAGCGGGCGGCACGCAGGCCCAGATCAACCGCGCGATCGCCCTTCCGGACGCGTGGCCCGCGTTCGTCTCGCAGACGCTCTACGTCTTCGAGCTCAACGTCCGCGCGTCCACGGTCCTCGGACTCGTCGGCGCGGGAGGCATCGGTCTGCTGATCGACGCCGTCCGCACGTTCTACCGGTACGACCAGCTCTCGCTCATCATCCTCGAGGTGCTCGTCGTGGTCATCGCGATCGACGTCGCGAGCGACGCGATCCGCAGGAGGCTCGTATGAGCGCGACGCTCGCCCGCTCTGCCGCGGCCGCATCCCGCGTCGTCCCCGTCCGCCCGCGGTCGGTCTGGCGCCCGATCTCGACGATCGGCGTCACGATCGTTGTCGTCGTCGCGTTCTGGTCGGTGCAGGTGCCGTGGGATCACCTGGCGGACCTGCCCGCGGATCTCGCCCGCTACACCTGGCTCATGTTCTCCTCGCCGGAGTGGTCCAAGCTCCCCGAGGCGCTCTGGCAGACGTGGCGCAGCGTCGAGATGGCCTGGGTCGGCACGGTCCTCGGCATCCTCGTGGCGACTCCCGTGAGCCTGTTCGCGGCGCGCGGGTTCGGCCCGGTCTGGCTGCGCGGCGCGCTGCGGCTCATGTTCTCGGTGATCCGGGCCGTGCCGGAGCTCATCATCGCGATCATCATCCTCTCGGTCACCGGACTCACCCCGCTCACGGGTGCCCTCGCGCTCGCCGTGGGCGGCATCGGCACCCTCGGCAAGTGGGGCTACGAGGCGGTGGAGGCGGTCC
It includes:
- the phnE gene encoding phosphonate ABC transporter, permease protein PhnE encodes the protein MSGPLVVPPRPRPRAGVWVALAAVVAITVVTCLPGIGVGLDLAPILANWRNGTDKIAELLVPDWSFFPRTVAPMVETLQMAVLGTVVGAAVSLPLSMWAARPTNPQPVFRGAVRTVLNVIRAVPELVYAAIIVAMVGVGALPGIIALAIFNIGIIVKLVSESIDATDVGAIEAGRAAGGTQAQINRAIALPDAWPAFVSQTLYVFELNVRASTVLGLVGAGGIGLLIDAVRTFYRYDQLSLIILEVLVVVIAIDVASDAIRRRLV
- a CDS encoding amino acid deaminase, giving the protein MTASGEQHVKSFDAELARLDAAARIAPEDPASALRSLPWLVASIHADARAGRFAHWGRSRAIDENTGTATVPRPLFDELHRAAGLAGRFPDGNAGLLHVYGYLLSTEPTPYGLKRERWLDGTLAQAYDLPPVAFLPWSRATPGTLLDRVTRAADRLLDEHPRRTQDWGGAVATIAIGAGTPAALACSLTRHGERRIITTFPVSDPEAVLAALDAEPPRPRWNAAPDEG
- the phnD gene encoding phosphate/phosphite/phosphonate ABC transporter substrate-binding protein, giving the protein MRLTRSRLAAATITALAATIALAGCAGSSDPAGSGAAADPSSLVLALVPSQDQAGLVDTAKPLTDMLSKTLGIPVTGVVSKDYQAAVEAMGADQAQIGFLPSLQLWQANDRYGAKVVLQTERNGAITYPAQFMTNNPGKYCSDTPVDKDGMLYCNGTDSLATPSGLDAITKVAGAKVAVLGPGSPAGYIYPMLALKEAGVDIDNGFQKIPVTANDASVMAVYKGDAEVGFSFWDARTLVKKDTPDVGQKVVVFALSDPIPNDGVAVSSKLSPALQDKITQALESYSNTDDGSKVLQSIYSITKLAPADPASLDVVARAAQQLGLQ
- a CDS encoding HAD family hydrolase, yielding MPRPILIFDFDGTVALGDGPVRAYARAVADEAGLGPAFVDDVAARLAPGDVGAPSGGEAAIDAYDLVRLLATAAGASSEALARGYAASRALLATPDAPIEVAAGLADFLEGVDAARYLVTNAPAVRLPEAITALGLDGCFDRVVAEAAKPEGLGRVLDAIDPAAPVLAIGDIWRNDLAPAHERGHATALVGGYPDPLATPTFRARTLPELLPALTEWVQAPARTR
- the phnE gene encoding phosphonate ABC transporter, permease protein PhnE — translated: MSATLARSAAAASRVVPVRPRSVWRPISTIGVTIVVVVAFWSVQVPWDHLADLPADLARYTWLMFSSPEWSKLPEALWQTWRSVEMAWVGTVLGILVATPVSLFAARGFGPVWLRGALRLMFSVIRAVPELIIAIIILSVTGLTPLTGALALAVGGIGTLGKWGYEAVEAVPVGPIEAARAAGGSTPQVLRWGVWPQAQPVFLSFWLYRFEINVRSSAVLGLIGVGGIGDMLTSYTQYREWSTVGMLLIVVIVVTMAIDAASGVLRRRIMEGPRAR
- a CDS encoding APC family permease — encoded protein: MTSVAEPTPSTEDKGLRKGAVGLLGSVVIGMSSTAPAYSLAASLGLVVASGGAVLAGVKAPAIMLLAFVPMWMIAVAYGELNKAEPDCGTTFTWAARAFGAVTGWLGGWGIIAADVIVMANLAQIAGSYGFTLVGTIAQDDDITALSGDTLWSTVAGVAWIVIMTVICYIGVEVSARLQYALLGIELVVLVLFAVVALTRVYTGNGTADSLTPSLDWLWPGGLDFGDVIAPAMLTAIFIYWGWDTAVSLNEETKDPKKTPGRSAIISTLLLLVTYALVSIAAIAFAGVGTDGIGLGSQENAADVFSTIAPTLFGDSVWGKAAVALLAFSILTSASASTQTTILPTARTALSMAAFKAIPSHFARVHRRFLTPTWATIGMGVASIGFYVLFTVISPTLLTALIGSVGLMIAFYYGLTGFACVWFYRRTLFSSVRNALMRGLVPLLGGIILAVTFVYGLGQFASPSWLQDADGNDVTILGIGAVAVVGIGAILLGVVLMLVWWALSPDYFRGRTLSRAQAVLVLEGVDDEGPTFGLPDSGREPTVISPDLSNLPTGRIAIDELTGIEYRREKPRGRGAGD
- the phnC gene encoding phosphonate ABC transporter ATP-binding protein; amino-acid sequence: MTHPVHTQGVEAVASTPWGIRLDGVTVRYPNGTVGLRGVDLEIAAGEMVCIVGLSGSGKSTLIRTINGLVPVTEGAVTVGGQRVDTARGSRLRRLRGQIGMVFQSFNLAGRTTVLNNVLVGRLTHTPRWRTLVGAYREADKQIAFESLDRVGILPKVWQRASALSGGQQQRVAIARALAQQPRIVLADEPVASLDPPTAHGVMGDLRRINAELGITVLVNIHLLDLARQYGTRLIGMRAGEVVFDGLAAEATDADFEHIYGRSLTGDDRLDR